The Klebsiella sp. RHBSTW-00484 genome includes a window with the following:
- a CDS encoding acetate/propionate family kinase codes for MSYKIMAINAGSSSLKFQLLEMPQGETLCQGLIERIGMANAQVTIKTPAQKWQESAPIADHREAVTLLLEKLLGYQIIQSLQDIDGVGHRVAHGGERFKDSTPVTDETLAEIERLAELAPLHNPVNALGIKVFRQLLPDTPSVAVFDTAFHQTLDERAFIYPLPWRYYSELGIRRYGFHGTSHKYVSTTLAEKLGVPLSALRVVCCHLGNGSSVCAIKGGRSVNTSMGFTPQSGVMMGTRSGDIDPSILPWLALHEGKTPEQLNLLLNNESGLLGVSGVSHDYRDVEQAADGGNQRATLALTLFAERIRATIGSYIMQMGGLDALIFTGGIGENSARARSAICHNLNFLGLSVDEEKNQHNATFIQAENAVVKVAVINTNEELMIARDVMRLALPEAQTLTVSA; via the coding sequence ATGTCTTACAAAATAATGGCCATTAACGCCGGCAGCTCATCATTAAAATTCCAACTGCTGGAAATGCCGCAGGGCGAGACGCTCTGTCAGGGACTGATTGAACGTATCGGCATGGCCAACGCTCAGGTAACGATAAAAACCCCTGCGCAAAAATGGCAGGAGTCGGCGCCGATCGCCGATCATCGTGAGGCTGTCACCCTGCTGCTGGAAAAGCTTCTTGGCTACCAGATTATTCAGAGCCTGCAGGATATCGACGGCGTCGGTCACCGCGTGGCGCACGGCGGGGAACGTTTTAAAGATTCGACACCGGTCACCGATGAAACCTTAGCTGAAATTGAGCGTCTGGCTGAACTGGCCCCGCTGCATAACCCGGTTAATGCGTTGGGGATCAAAGTGTTCCGCCAACTGCTGCCCGATACGCCGTCGGTCGCGGTATTTGATACCGCTTTTCACCAGACGCTGGACGAGCGCGCGTTTATTTACCCGCTGCCCTGGCGCTACTACAGCGAGTTGGGCATTCGTCGCTATGGATTCCACGGCACCAGCCATAAGTACGTCAGCACGACGCTGGCAGAAAAACTGGGCGTGCCGCTGAGCGCGCTGCGCGTGGTGTGCTGCCATCTTGGTAACGGTAGCAGCGTTTGCGCCATCAAAGGCGGGCGTTCCGTGAACACTTCGATGGGTTTTACGCCGCAGTCCGGCGTGATGATGGGCACCCGCAGCGGCGATATCGACCCGTCGATTTTACCGTGGCTGGCGCTGCATGAGGGCAAAACGCCGGAGCAGCTCAACCTGTTGTTAAACAATGAATCGGGCCTGCTTGGCGTCTCCGGAGTCTCCCATGACTATCGCGATGTCGAACAGGCTGCTGACGGTGGCAACCAACGAGCAACCCTGGCGCTGACGCTGTTTGCCGAGCGCATTCGCGCCACCATCGGCAGCTATATCATGCAGATGGGCGGCCTGGACGCGCTGATCTTTACCGGCGGTATCGGCGAAAACTCGGCCCGCGCCAGAAGTGCCATCTGCCACAACCTGAATTTTCTCGGGCTGTCGGTCGATGAAGAGAAAAACCAGCATAACGCCACCTTTATTCAGGCCGAAAACGCAGTCGTCAAAGTGGCAGTCATTAATACTAATGAAGAGTTGATGATTGCCCGCGACGTTATGCGCCTCGCGCTTCCCGAGGCGCAGACGTTAACCGTTTCAGCCTGA
- the pduV gene encoding propanediol utilization protein PduV gives MKRLMFIGPSQCGKTSLTQSLRGEALHYKKTQAIEWSPMAIDTPGEYLENRCLYSALLTSACEADVIALVLNADAQWSPFSPGFTAPMNRPTIGLVTKADLADPQRISLVAEWLTQAGAQQIFITSALNNSGLDAVLDFLNSKEPLCLTK, from the coding sequence ATGAAGCGTTTGATGTTTATCGGCCCCAGCCAGTGCGGAAAAACCTCGCTGACCCAAAGCCTGCGCGGCGAAGCGCTCCATTATAAGAAAACTCAGGCCATTGAATGGTCGCCGATGGCCATCGACACGCCGGGCGAATATCTGGAGAACCGCTGCCTGTATAGCGCCCTGCTGACCAGCGCCTGCGAAGCTGACGTCATCGCGCTGGTGCTGAACGCCGATGCCCAGTGGTCGCCATTTTCTCCGGGTTTTACCGCCCCGATGAATCGCCCGACGATTGGCCTGGTCACCAAGGCCGATCTGGCCGACCCGCAGCGTATTTCGCTGGTTGCGGAGTGGCTTACGCAGGCTGGCGCACAGCAGATTTTTATTACCAGCGCGTTGAATAACTCGGGTCTCGACGCCGTGCTGGATTTTCTGAATTCGAAGGAACCTTTATGTCTTACAAAATAA
- the pduU gene encoding propanediol utilization microcompartment protein PduU, producing the protein MERQPTTDRMIQEYVPGKQVTLAHLIANPGKDLFKKLGLPDAVSAIGILTITPSEASIIACDIATKSGAVEIGFLDRFTGAVVLTGDVSAVEYALKQVTRTLGEMMQFTTCSITRT; encoded by the coding sequence ATGGAAAGACAACCGACAACGGATCGCATGATTCAGGAATACGTGCCGGGGAAACAGGTCACCCTCGCGCACCTGATTGCCAATCCAGGGAAAGATCTCTTTAAGAAGCTGGGCCTGCCGGATGCGGTTTCCGCCATTGGCATCCTTACCATCACGCCGAGCGAAGCGTCGATTATCGCCTGCGATATCGCCACCAAATCCGGCGCGGTGGAGATTGGTTTTCTCGATCGCTTTACCGGCGCGGTGGTGTTGACCGGCGATGTTTCCGCCGTCGAATATGCCCTCAAGCAGGTGACGCGCACGCTGGGCGAAATGATGCAGTTCACCACCTGTTCGATCACCCGGACGTAA
- the pduT gene encoding propanediol utilization microcompartment protein PduT, with the protein MSQAIGILELTSIAKGMELGDAMLKSANVDLLVSKTICPGKFLLMLGGDIGALQQAIETGTSLAGEMLVDSMVLANIHPSILPAISGLNSVEKRQAVGIVETWSVAACISAADRAVKASNVTLVRVHMAFGIGGKCYMVVAGDVSDVNNAVTVASESAGEKGLLVYRSVIPRPHEAMWRQMVEG; encoded by the coding sequence ATGTCTCAGGCTATAGGAATTTTAGAACTCACCAGCATCGCCAAAGGCATGGAGCTTGGTGATGCAATGCTGAAAAGCGCCAACGTCGATTTACTGGTCAGCAAGACCATCTGCCCAGGTAAGTTTTTACTGATGCTGGGCGGCGATATCGGCGCGCTCCAGCAGGCCATTGAAACCGGCACGTCGCTGGCGGGCGAGATGCTCGTCGACAGCATGGTGCTGGCGAACATCCATCCCAGCATTCTCCCGGCGATCAGCGGCCTGAACAGCGTCGAAAAACGCCAGGCGGTCGGCATCGTCGAAACCTGGAGCGTAGCGGCCTGCATTAGCGCCGCGGACCGGGCGGTGAAAGCCTCAAACGTCACCCTGGTAAGAGTGCATATGGCATTCGGCATCGGCGGTAAGTGCTACATGGTGGTGGCGGGCGACGTTTCTGACGTCAATAACGCCGTAACGGTTGCCAGCGAAAGCGCAGGCGAGAAAGGGCTGCTGGTTTACCGTTCGGTGATCCCGCGCCCGCATGAAGCCATGTGGCGACAGATGGTGGAGGGATAA
- the pduS gene encoding cobalamin reductase PduS codes for MSTAINAVEMSYSADEIRERVRAAGVVGAGGAGFPAHVKLQAQVEIFLVNAAECEPMLKVDQQLMWQQAARLVRGVQYAMTATGAREGVIALKEKYRQAIDALTPLLPAGIRLHILPDVYPAGDEVLTIWMATGRRVAPAALPASVGVVVNNVQTILNIARAVEQQFPVTRRTLTVNGAVARPLTVTVPIGMSLREVLALAGGATVDDPGFINGGPMMGGLITSLDNPVTKTTGGLLVLPKSHPLIQRRMQDERTVLSVARTVCEQCRLCTDLCPRHLIGHELSPHLLVRAVNFHQAATPQLLLSALTCSECNVCESVACPVGISPMRINRMLKRELRAQNQRYEGPLYPADEMAKYRLVPVKRLIAKLGLSPWYQEAPLCADEPSVETVTLQLRQHIGASAVPNVTQGERVTRGQCIADVPAGALGAPIHASIDGVVSAISEQAITVVRG; via the coding sequence ATGAGTACCGCCATCAACGCCGTTGAAATGTCTTATAGCGCTGATGAAATTCGCGAGCGCGTTCGCGCGGCGGGCGTCGTCGGCGCAGGTGGCGCAGGCTTTCCCGCCCACGTAAAGCTACAGGCGCAGGTGGAAATTTTCCTGGTGAACGCCGCCGAGTGTGAACCGATGCTCAAAGTTGACCAGCAGCTGATGTGGCAGCAGGCCGCGCGTCTGGTACGCGGCGTGCAATATGCGATGACGGCAACCGGCGCGCGCGAAGGGGTTATCGCCCTGAAAGAGAAATACCGCCAGGCCATCGACGCATTAACCCCGCTGCTGCCTGCCGGTATCCGCCTGCATATCCTGCCGGATGTCTATCCGGCGGGCGATGAAGTGCTGACCATCTGGATGGCAACCGGCCGCCGGGTCGCCCCGGCAGCGCTACCAGCCAGCGTTGGCGTAGTCGTCAATAACGTGCAAACGATCCTTAATATTGCCCGGGCGGTCGAGCAGCAGTTTCCGGTGACCCGCCGCACGTTGACCGTGAACGGCGCGGTCGCCAGGCCGTTGACCGTTACCGTCCCCATCGGCATGTCGTTGCGCGAAGTATTAGCGCTGGCGGGCGGTGCAACGGTTGACGACCCCGGTTTTATTAACGGCGGCCCGATGATGGGCGGCCTGATTACCTCGCTGGATAACCCGGTGACCAAAACCACCGGTGGTCTGCTGGTGCTACCGAAAAGCCATCCGCTTATCCAGCGGCGAATGCAGGACGAGCGCACGGTGCTTTCCGTCGCGCGTACCGTCTGCGAGCAGTGCCGTCTGTGCACCGATCTCTGCCCGCGGCATTTGATTGGCCACGAACTCTCCCCGCACCTGCTGGTTCGGGCAGTGAACTTTCACCAGGCCGCCACGCCGCAGCTGCTGCTGAGCGCCCTTACCTGCTCGGAATGCAACGTTTGTGAAAGCGTGGCCTGCCCGGTGGGGATCTCACCGATGCGCATCAACCGGATGCTGAAACGCGAGCTGCGGGCGCAAAACCAGCGCTACGAAGGGCCGCTGTATCCGGCCGATGAGATGGCGAAATATCGCCTGGTGCCGGTGAAGCGGCTGATCGCCAAACTCGGGCTCAGCCCCTGGTATCAGGAAGCGCCGCTCTGCGCTGACGAACCGTCAGTGGAAACAGTGACCTTGCAGCTGCGCCAGCATATTGGTGCCAGCGCGGTGCCGAATGTCACGCAAGGGGAACGCGTCACGCGCGGACAGTGCATTGCCGATGTCCCGGCAGGTGCATTAGGCGCGCCGATTCACGCCAGCATCGACGGCGTTGTATCGGCCATCAGCGAACAGGCCATCACGGTTGTAAGAGGTTAA
- the pduQ gene encoding 1-propanol dehydrogenase PduQ — protein MNTFSLQTRLYSGQGSLAVLKRFTNKHIWIICDGFLARSPLLDTLRNALPADNRISVFSEITPDPTIHTVVQGIAQMQALQPQVVIGFGGGSAMDAAKAIVWFSQQSGINIETCVAIPTTSGTGSEVTSACVISDPDKGIKYPLFNNALYPDMAILDPELVVSVPPQITANTGMDVLTHALEAWVSPHASDFTDALAEKAAKLVFQYLPTAVEKGDCVATRGKMHNASTLAGMAFSQAGLGLNHAIAHQLGGQFHLPHGLANALLLTTVIRFNAGDPRAAKRYARMAKTCGFCPAEANDIAAINALIQQIELLKQRCALPSLAAALKEGKSDFSARIPAMVQAALADVTLRTNPRPANAEAIRELLEELL, from the coding sequence ATGAATACTTTCTCACTACAAACGCGGTTGTACAGCGGTCAGGGCAGTCTGGCGGTGCTTAAGCGCTTTACCAACAAGCACATCTGGATAATCTGCGATGGGTTTCTGGCACGCTCGCCGCTGCTGGATACCCTGCGCAACGCGCTGCCCGCAGATAACCGCATCAGCGTCTTTAGCGAGATAACGCCGGACCCCACCATCCACACCGTGGTGCAGGGCATTGCGCAAATGCAGGCTCTGCAACCGCAGGTGGTGATCGGTTTCGGCGGCGGCTCGGCAATGGACGCGGCGAAGGCCATCGTCTGGTTTAGCCAGCAGAGCGGGATCAACATCGAAACCTGCGTAGCGATCCCGACCACCAGCGGCACCGGTTCGGAAGTCACCAGCGCCTGCGTGATCAGCGATCCTGATAAAGGTATCAAGTACCCGCTGTTCAACAATGCGCTGTATCCGGATATGGCGATCCTCGACCCGGAGCTGGTGGTCAGCGTACCGCCGCAGATTACCGCCAACACCGGTATGGACGTGTTGACCCACGCCCTGGAGGCCTGGGTATCACCGCACGCCAGCGACTTTACCGACGCGCTGGCGGAAAAAGCCGCCAAACTGGTGTTCCAGTATCTGCCCACGGCGGTGGAAAAAGGTGACTGCGTAGCGACGCGCGGGAAAATGCACAATGCTTCAACACTGGCGGGGATGGCGTTCAGTCAGGCGGGTTTGGGGCTTAATCACGCGATAGCTCACCAGCTCGGCGGACAGTTTCATCTGCCGCACGGGCTGGCTAATGCGCTGCTGCTCACGACGGTGATTCGTTTTAACGCGGGTGACCCGCGTGCCGCCAAACGCTACGCGCGGATGGCGAAGACCTGTGGTTTTTGCCCGGCAGAAGCTAATGATATCGCGGCGATCAATGCGCTGATTCAGCAAATCGAACTGCTTAAGCAACGCTGCGCCCTTCCCTCACTGGCCGCTGCGCTTAAAGAAGGAAAATCCGACTTTTCCGCGCGCATTCCAGCGATGGTGCAGGCTGCGCTGGCTGACGTCACCCTACGCACCAACCCGCGTCCGGCTAATGCCGAAGCCATTCGGGAACTGCTGGAGGAACTGCTATGA
- the pduP gene encoding CoA-acylating propionaldehyde dehydrogenase PduP, whose protein sequence is MNTSELETLIRTILSEQLTPEQTPSQPQGKGIFQSVSEAIDAAHQAFLRYQQCPLKTRSAIISAMRQELTPLLAALAEESANETGMGNKEDKFLKNKAALDNTPGVEDLTTTALTGDGGMVLFEYSPFGVIGSVAPSTNPTETIINNSISMLAAGNSVYFSPHPGAKKVSLKLISLIEEIAFRCCGIRNLVVTVAEPTFEATQQMMAHPRIAVLAITGGPGIVAMGMKSGKKVIGAGAGNPPCIVDETADLVKAAEDIINGASFDYNLPCIAEKSLIVVESVADRLVQQMQTFGALLLSPADTDKLRAACLPEGQANKKLVGKSPSAMLEAAGIAVPAKAPRLLIGIVNADDPWVTSEQLMPMLPVVKVSDFDSALTLALKVEEGLHHTAIMHSQNVSRLNLAARTLQTSIFVKNGPSYAGIGVGGEGFTTFTIATPTGEGTTSARTFARSRRCVLTNGFSIR, encoded by the coding sequence ATGAATACTTCTGAACTCGAAACCCTCATTCGCACCATTCTCAGCGAGCAACTGACCCCGGAGCAAACGCCGAGCCAGCCTCAGGGCAAAGGGATCTTCCAGTCCGTCAGCGAGGCAATCGACGCCGCGCACCAGGCGTTCTTACGTTACCAGCAGTGCCCGCTGAAAACGCGCAGCGCAATCATCAGCGCAATGCGTCAGGAGCTGACGCCGCTTCTCGCCGCGCTGGCGGAAGAGAGCGCCAATGAAACGGGCATGGGCAATAAAGAAGATAAGTTTCTGAAAAACAAGGCTGCGCTGGATAACACCCCGGGCGTAGAAGACCTCACCACTACCGCGCTGACCGGCGACGGCGGCATGGTGCTCTTTGAATACTCACCGTTTGGCGTCATCGGTTCGGTCGCCCCAAGCACCAACCCGACGGAAACCATCATCAACAACAGCATCAGCATGCTGGCAGCGGGCAACAGCGTCTACTTTAGCCCGCATCCGGGAGCGAAAAAGGTCTCTCTCAAGCTTATCAGCCTGATTGAAGAGATTGCTTTCCGCTGCTGCGGCATCCGCAACCTGGTGGTTACCGTCGCAGAGCCAACTTTCGAAGCCACCCAGCAGATGATGGCCCACCCGCGAATTGCGGTACTCGCTATTACCGGCGGGCCGGGCATTGTGGCGATGGGAATGAAGAGCGGTAAGAAAGTGATTGGCGCAGGCGCGGGCAACCCGCCTTGTATCGTCGATGAAACGGCCGATCTGGTGAAGGCTGCGGAAGATATCATCAACGGCGCTTCATTCGATTACAACCTGCCCTGCATTGCTGAAAAGAGCCTGATTGTGGTGGAGAGCGTCGCCGACCGCCTGGTGCAGCAAATGCAGACCTTCGGCGCGCTGCTGCTAAGTCCTGCCGATACCGACAAACTCCGCGCCGCCTGCCTGCCAGAAGGCCAGGCCAATAAAAAGCTGGTCGGGAAAAGCCCGTCAGCCATGCTGGAAGCCGCCGGGATCGCCGTTCCTGCCAAAGCGCCTCGTCTGCTGATTGGCATCGTCAACGCCGACGATCCGTGGGTGACCAGCGAACAGCTGATGCCGATGCTGCCGGTGGTAAAAGTCAGCGATTTCGATAGCGCGCTGACGCTAGCACTGAAGGTTGAAGAGGGGCTGCATCACACCGCGATCATGCACTCGCAGAACGTGTCGCGCCTGAACCTCGCAGCGCGCACCCTGCAAACCTCAATATTCGTTAAAAACGGCCCATCCTATGCCGGGATTGGCGTCGGCGGCGAAGGGTTTACCACCTTCACTATCGCCACGCCAACCGGTGAAGGGACCACGTCGGCGCGAACCTTTGCTCGCTCACGGCGCTGCGTGCTGACCAACGGCTTCTCCATCCGCTAA
- the pduO gene encoding two-domain cob(I)yrinic acid a,c-diamide adenosyltransferase PduO, with translation MAIYTRTGDAGTTSLFTGQRVSKTHPRVEAYGTLDELNAALSLCACAAADESHRILLEAIQQQIFWFSAELASDSEQPSPKQRYISSEEISALEAAIDRAMARVEPLHSFILPGRCEAASRLHFARTLARRAERRLVELAAEVNVRQVLMRYINRLSDCLYALARAEDSDAHQNDIIREISKRYLAASQPPRIKETTPVALSFHDLHQLTRAAVERAQQLQVPVVVSIVDAHGTETVTWRMPDALLVSSELAPKKAWTAVAMKTATHELSDVVQPGAALYGLESHLQGKVVTFGGGYALWRDGLLIGGLGISGGSVEQDMDIALAAIAAINVGTHQ, from the coding sequence ATGGCGATTTATACCCGAACAGGTGACGCCGGCACCACATCGTTATTTACCGGCCAACGAGTGAGCAAAACCCACCCGCGCGTCGAAGCCTACGGCACGCTGGATGAGCTGAACGCCGCGTTGAGCCTGTGCGCCTGCGCCGCTGCGGATGAAAGCCATCGCATCTTACTCGAGGCCATCCAGCAGCAAATTTTCTGGTTTAGCGCCGAACTGGCCAGCGACAGCGAGCAGCCGTCGCCCAAACAGCGCTACATCAGCAGCGAAGAGATTTCGGCTCTGGAAGCCGCTATCGATCGGGCAATGGCTCGCGTCGAGCCGCTGCACAGCTTTATTTTACCCGGCCGCTGCGAAGCCGCGAGCCGCTTACATTTTGCCCGCACGCTAGCCCGCCGGGCCGAACGCCGCCTGGTGGAACTGGCGGCAGAAGTCAACGTGCGCCAGGTGCTGATGCGCTACATCAACCGCTTATCAGACTGCCTGTACGCCCTGGCTCGCGCCGAAGATAGCGATGCGCACCAGAACGACATCATCCGTGAAATCAGCAAACGCTATCTGGCTGCCAGCCAGCCACCTCGCATCAAGGAGACGACGCCCGTGGCTCTCTCATTTCACGATCTACACCAGTTGACCCGCGCCGCCGTAGAGCGCGCCCAGCAGCTTCAGGTCCCAGTGGTAGTCAGCATTGTTGACGCACATGGCACGGAAACCGTCACCTGGCGAATGCCGGATGCGCTGCTGGTCAGCAGCGAACTGGCACCGAAAAAAGCCTGGACCGCAGTCGCTATGAAAACGGCAACCCATGAACTGAGCGATGTCGTTCAGCCGGGCGCCGCGCTTTATGGCCTGGAAAGTCATTTACAGGGAAAAGTCGTTACCTTTGGCGGCGGTTACGCTCTGTGGCGTGACGGTCTGTTGATTGGGGGTCTGGGCATCAGCGGCGGCAGCGTTGAGCAGGACATGGATATAGCACTGGCTGCCATTGCGGCCATTAACGTGGGAACTCATCAATGA
- the pduN gene encoding propanediol utilization microcompartment protein PduN gives MHLARVTGAVVSTQKSPSLVGKKLLLVRRVSADGELPASPTSGDEVAVDSVGAGVGELVLLSGGSSARHVFSGPNEAIDLAVVGIVDTLSR, from the coding sequence ATGCATCTGGCACGAGTCACGGGCGCGGTTGTCTCCACGCAAAAATCGCCCTCCCTGGTAGGGAAAAAACTGCTGCTGGTACGTCGGGTCAGCGCCGATGGCGAACTTCCCGCATCACCAACGTCAGGCGATGAAGTTGCCGTTGACTCCGTCGGCGCAGGCGTCGGCGAACTGGTGCTGCTTAGCGGCGGCTCCAGCGCCAGACATGTCTTTTCCGGGCCCAATGAGGCCATTGACCTCGCCGTTGTCGGCATTGTAGATACGCTTTCGCGTTAA
- the pduM gene encoding microcompartment protein PduM, with the protein MNGEILQRIVEEIVSRLQRRAHSTATLSVAQLREADSRSLFCQHASLRILLIDLPLLGQLAEAETDDPVAGKIHDALAFGIRVQLSVHSQLLPVIPVKKLARLPVMFTDEHGLALTLHAGSLLSYRDVALLGQGRLVLHRKCLVTALAHEAASARNIQLIKQE; encoded by the coding sequence ATGAACGGCGAAATTCTGCAGCGCATTGTTGAGGAGATTGTCTCCCGGCTGCAGCGTCGCGCCCACAGCACGGCGACGCTGAGCGTTGCGCAGTTGCGTGAAGCGGACAGCCGAAGCCTGTTCTGTCAGCACGCGTCGTTGCGCATTCTGCTCATCGACCTGCCGCTGCTGGGCCAGCTCGCTGAAGCGGAAACCGACGACCCCGTCGCCGGGAAAATTCACGACGCTCTGGCTTTCGGCATCCGCGTACAGCTCTCCGTGCATAGCCAGCTGCTACCGGTTATCCCGGTAAAAAAACTGGCTCGTCTACCGGTGATGTTCACCGACGAGCACGGGCTGGCGCTGACTCTGCACGCCGGTTCGCTACTGAGCTATCGCGACGTCGCGCTGCTGGGCCAGGGGCGCCTGGTTCTCCATCGCAAATGCCTCGTGACCGCACTGGCGCATGAAGCGGCAAGCGCGCGGAATATTCAATTAATTAAGCAGGAGTAA
- a CDS encoding phosphate propanoyltransferase translates to MDKQLLESTVSKVLDEMRERPIPLGVSNRHIHLSAQDYTQLFPGQPISEKKALLQPGQYAADQTVTLVGPKGQLKNVRLLGPLRSTSQVEISRTDARTLGVAAPLRMSGNLKGTPGIRLVSPFAELELSSGVIVAQRHIHMSPLDALILRVSHGDKVSVAIEGDERGLIFNNVAIRVSPDMRLEMHIDTDEANAAGADNPQAFARLVAPR, encoded by the coding sequence ATGGATAAACAGCTTCTGGAATCAACGGTCAGCAAAGTTCTTGATGAGATGCGCGAGCGCCCGATTCCGCTGGGCGTCTCGAACCGTCATATCCATCTGTCTGCGCAGGATTACACGCAGCTTTTTCCCGGCCAGCCCATCAGCGAGAAAAAAGCGCTGTTGCAGCCGGGGCAGTATGCCGCAGATCAAACCGTCACCCTGGTGGGGCCAAAAGGGCAGCTCAAAAACGTACGCCTGCTTGGCCCACTGCGCTCAACAAGCCAGGTGGAAATATCGCGCACCGACGCAAGGACGCTGGGAGTGGCAGCACCGCTAAGAATGTCCGGCAACCTGAAAGGGACGCCGGGCATCCGTCTGGTCAGCCCCTTTGCCGAACTGGAATTATCTTCTGGGGTTATTGTCGCCCAGCGGCATATTCATATGTCGCCGCTGGATGCCCTGATCCTGCGGGTCTCCCACGGCGATAAGGTCTCCGTGGCAATCGAAGGCGACGAGCGCGGGCTGATTTTCAACAACGTGGCGATTCGCGTTTCACCGGACATGCGCCTCGAAATGCATATCGATACCGATGAAGCCAACGCCGCCGGTGCCGATAACCCGCAGGCCTTTGCCCGGCTGGTGGCCCCACGATGA
- a CDS encoding BMC domain-containing protein — protein MANKEHRVKQSLGLLEVCGLALAISCADIMAKSASITLVALEKTNGSGWTVIKVTGDVASVQAAITTGAHFAEQRNGLVAHKVIARPGEGIMPAETPPPSVMEPEPEEPIMADVVSEEPADEVPQEAGLVSCNLCLDPKCQRQKGDPRSLCLHSGKRGEA, from the coding sequence ATGGCGAATAAGGAGCACCGCGTGAAGCAATCTCTTGGATTACTTGAAGTTTGTGGTCTGGCACTGGCTATCAGCTGCGCCGATATCATGGCGAAATCCGCTTCTATCACGCTGGTCGCCCTCGAAAAGACCAATGGTTCAGGCTGGACGGTTATTAAAGTGACCGGTGATGTCGCCTCCGTGCAGGCGGCGATCACCACCGGTGCACATTTTGCCGAACAGCGAAATGGCCTGGTGGCCCACAAGGTCATCGCCAGGCCCGGAGAAGGGATAATGCCCGCAGAAACTCCCCCGCCCTCCGTCATGGAACCTGAACCTGAAGAGCCAATCATGGCCGATGTCGTTTCTGAAGAGCCAGCAGATGAAGTACCACAGGAAGCCGGACTGGTCAGTTGCAACCTGTGCCTGGACCCGAAATGCCAGCGTCAGAAAGGCGATCCTCGTTCTCTTTGCCTTCATTCAGGCAAGCGAGGTGAAGCGTAA
- the pduJ gene encoding propanediol utilization microcompartment protein PduJ gives MNNALGLVETKGLVGAIEAADAMVKSANVQLVGYEKIGSGLITVMVRGDVGAVKAAVDAGSAAASVVGEVKSCHVIPRPHSDVEAILPKA, from the coding sequence ATGAATAACGCACTGGGACTGGTTGAAACAAAAGGGCTGGTCGGCGCCATTGAAGCCGCCGATGCGATGGTGAAATCCGCCAACGTGCAGCTGGTGGGCTACGAAAAAATTGGCTCTGGTCTGATTACCGTGATGGTTCGCGGCGATGTTGGCGCGGTTAAAGCAGCCGTAGACGCAGGCAGCGCGGCGGCAAGCGTAGTGGGTGAAGTGAAATCCTGCCACGTTATCCCGCGTCCGCACAGCGACGTTGAGGCCATTTTACCGAAAGCTTGA
- the pduH gene encoding propanediol dehydratase reactivase beta subunit PduH — translation MDSNHTTPAIVITAIDDCASLWGEVLLGIEEEGIPFLIQHHPAGDVVDSAWQAARSSPLLVGIACNRRTLVVHYKNLPASAPLFTLMHHQDSQAQRNTGNNAARLVKGIPFRDLHA, via the coding sequence ATGGACAGTAACCACACCACTCCGGCAATTGTCATTACCGCTATCGACGACTGCGCCAGCCTCTGGGGCGAAGTGCTGCTGGGTATCGAAGAGGAAGGCATCCCTTTCCTGATTCAACATCACCCGGCTGGAGACGTCGTAGACAGCGCATGGCAGGCGGCGCGCAGCTCGCCGCTGCTGGTCGGCATTGCCTGCAATCGGCGCACGCTGGTCGTGCACTACAAGAATTTACCCGCATCCGCGCCGCTTTTTACGCTGATGCATCATCAGGACAGTCAAGCCCAACGCAACACAGGTAACAACGCGGCACGGCTCGTCAAAGGGATCCCTTTTAGGGATCTCCATGCTTAA